A genomic window from Streptomyces sp. MST-110588 includes:
- a CDS encoding helix-turn-helix transcriptional regulator encodes MATKHTPTIRQRRFGAELRRLREAAGMTAPTAADLLGTDRTVISNIEGGRFGISEERLRRLASIYACESQELVEALVQMAGSRKGGWWEEYRGKIPPGFLDVAELEHYAVRLRTVQTTLLPGLFQTEEHARALFDLLSPPLSRLEVELRVTHRLTRQNVLHGDDPTPFAGVIHESALRMQVGGRDVARRQLRHLLEACEWDNVTLLVIPFAAGGFRLMGDGCVVYASAPEAHLDTVHMDSPTGGVFIDAPTHLAHFRRRLDAAEEKALTPEKSRDFIHMVSKEL; translated from the coding sequence ATGGCAACCAAGCACACCCCGACCATCCGTCAGCGCCGGTTCGGTGCGGAACTGCGGCGGCTCCGCGAGGCGGCAGGCATGACCGCGCCGACCGCCGCGGACCTGCTCGGCACGGACCGTACCGTCATCTCCAACATCGAGGGAGGACGCTTCGGCATCAGCGAGGAACGTCTGCGACGCCTCGCGAGCATCTACGCCTGTGAGAGCCAGGAGTTGGTCGAGGCACTGGTCCAGATGGCAGGAAGCCGTAAGGGCGGCTGGTGGGAGGAGTACCGGGGCAAGATCCCACCCGGGTTTCTCGACGTCGCCGAGTTGGAGCACTACGCGGTAAGGCTGCGCACCGTGCAGACGACGCTCCTGCCGGGACTGTTCCAGACCGAAGAGCACGCACGAGCGCTCTTCGACCTCCTGTCACCGCCACTGTCGCGGCTGGAAGTGGAGTTGCGTGTGACGCATCGGCTGACGCGCCAGAATGTTCTCCACGGCGACGATCCCACGCCTTTTGCCGGCGTCATCCACGAATCGGCTCTGCGTATGCAGGTCGGCGGCCGGGACGTGGCCCGCAGACAGCTTCGTCACCTCTTGGAAGCCTGCGAGTGGGACAACGTGACGTTGCTGGTGATCCCGTTCGCAGCAGGCGGCTTCCGGCTGATGGGCGATGGTTGCGTGGTGTACGCGTCAGCACCCGAAGCGCACCTGGACACGGTGCACATGGACTCCCCCACCGGTGGGGTGTTCATCGACGCACCCACGCACCTGGCTCATTTCCGCAGAAGGCTGGACGCGGCCGAGGAGAAGGCGTTGACTCCGGAGAAGTCCAGAGATTTCATCCACATGGTCAGCAAAGAACTGTGA
- a CDS encoding ATP-binding protein, which produces MNSEPHPPHPAPIPFAEPWEYELAFPRDPRGPGIARTTLRAVLVAHGLDELLHRAELLTSELTTNSVRYSRGPASVRLHWAYPVLRVSVLDSSPHLPAPGSSPVPPGCDSERGRGLLIIGLVADKWGGCAIGDSLLGPGGKTVWFELVWDAGPPPPDAVAALAA; this is translated from the coding sequence GTGAACTCCGAACCGCATCCCCCGCATCCCGCACCCATCCCGTTCGCCGAACCCTGGGAGTACGAACTCGCTTTCCCCCGGGACCCCCGCGGCCCCGGCATCGCCCGGACCACTCTGAGAGCGGTCCTCGTGGCGCACGGGCTGGACGAACTCCTGCACCGGGCGGAGCTGTTGACCTCGGAGCTGACCACCAACTCCGTGCGGTACTCCCGGGGGCCCGCCTCCGTACGGCTGCACTGGGCCTACCCCGTACTGCGGGTCAGTGTTCTGGACTCCAGTCCGCACCTTCCCGCGCCCGGTTCCTCGCCGGTGCCGCCGGGCTGTGACAGCGAGCGTGGGCGGGGTCTGCTGATCATCGGGCTGGTGGCGGACAAATGGGGCGGCTGCGCGATCGGTGACTCGTTGCTCGGGCCGGGCGGCAAGACCGTCTGGTTTGAACTCGTCTGGGACGCCGGGCCGCCGCCTCCGGACGCGGTGGCCGCGCTCGCCGCGTGA
- a CDS encoding MarR family transcriptional regulator — MTTEAKSTEAAGCGFREIRGLVTELGRRLDAHQRSRIAELDLTPTQAKALEELGEPKTARELAAVLCCEPPNVTYVISKLEKQGMVVRQPHPLDGRAKQLVLTEAGRELRLDLLRRMGQASPLDHLDDTGRAELRAQLLKALGRDT, encoded by the coding sequence GTGACCACTGAAGCGAAGTCGACCGAGGCGGCGGGGTGCGGGTTCCGGGAGATCCGGGGGCTCGTCACCGAACTCGGCCGCCGCCTGGACGCCCATCAGCGCAGCCGGATCGCCGAACTGGACCTGACGCCGACGCAGGCCAAGGCGCTGGAGGAGCTGGGGGAGCCGAAGACGGCTCGCGAACTGGCGGCCGTGCTGTGCTGCGAGCCGCCGAATGTCACGTACGTCATCTCCAAGCTGGAGAAGCAGGGCATGGTGGTGCGGCAGCCGCACCCGCTGGACGGACGTGCCAAACAGCTTGTGCTGACCGAGGCGGGGCGGGAGCTGCGGCTGGACCTGCTGCGGCGGATGGGCCAGGCGTCGCCCCTGGACCATCTCGACGACACCGGGCGGGCCGAGCTGCGGGCCCAGCTCTTGAAGGCGCTCGGCCGCGACACATAG
- a CDS encoding SDR family oxidoreductase has product MGTHLITGAGSGIGAAVARRLADRGEDLWLLARDAGRAKELAGEFPGARTLVGDLSDPGKLSWALGHQPVPDRLDSLMHIAGVVELGAIGDLGTRSWQRTIAANLLAPAELTRLMLPQLRMSKGHVVFVNSGAGLTAHAQWGAYAASKHGLKALADSLRAEEHGNGVRVTSVYPGRTATPMQASTHQQEGKEYDPTRWIDPQSVATTILTAIDLPRDAEINDVTVRPGR; this is encoded by the coding sequence ATGGGTACGCACTTGATCACGGGCGCAGGGTCGGGCATCGGAGCGGCGGTCGCGCGGCGGCTCGCCGACCGCGGCGAGGACCTGTGGCTGCTGGCGCGCGACGCGGGCCGCGCCAAGGAACTGGCCGGGGAGTTCCCCGGCGCGCGCACGCTCGTCGGTGACCTCTCCGACCCCGGGAAGCTGTCCTGGGCGCTGGGCCACCAGCCGGTGCCGGACCGGCTGGACTCGCTGATGCACATCGCGGGCGTCGTCGAGCTCGGCGCGATCGGTGATCTCGGCACCCGGAGCTGGCAGCGGACGATCGCCGCCAATCTCCTCGCGCCCGCCGAGCTGACCCGGCTGATGCTGCCGCAGTTGCGGATGTCCAAGGGGCATGTGGTCTTCGTCAACTCCGGGGCCGGCCTGACCGCCCACGCCCAGTGGGGCGCGTACGCCGCGAGCAAGCACGGCCTGAAGGCGCTGGCCGACTCCCTGCGGGCGGAGGAGCACGGCAACGGCGTACGGGTGACCTCCGTCTACCCGGGGCGCACCGCCACCCCCATGCAGGCCAGCACCCACCAGCAGGAGGGCAAGGAGTACGACCCCACGCGCTGGATCGACCCGCAGTCGGTGGCCACCACGATCCTGACCGCCATCGACCTGCCGCGGGACGCGGAGATCAACGATGTGACGGTGCGCCCGGGCCGGTGA
- a CDS encoding DUF397 domain-containing protein, which yields MSEPVWLKSSFSEESGNSCVEVAEVTFDTPGASGTLALRESDAPDHVMISGRDALRGLLARIKQG from the coding sequence TTGTCAGAACCGGTGTGGCTCAAATCGTCGTTCTCCGAAGAAAGCGGCAATAGCTGCGTCGAGGTGGCCGAAGTAACCTTCGACACCCCCGGCGCCTCCGGCACCCTCGCACTGCGGGAAAGTGACGCGCCCGACCACGTCATGATCAGCGGCCGGGACGCACTCCGAGGACTGCTGGCCCGTATCAAGCAGGGGTGA
- the gdhA gene encoding NADP-specific glutamate dehydrogenase, whose amino-acid sequence MSAGLTALHAELVRRNPGEAEFHQAASEVLESLAPVLTARPELAEAKIVERICEPERQIMFRVPWQDDSGTVHINRGFRVEFNSALGPYKGGLRFHPSVNLGIVKFLGFEQIFKNSLTGLNIGGGKGGSDFDPRGRSAAEVMRFCQSFMTELHRHLGEHTDVPAGDIGVGGREIGYLFGQYRRITNRWEAGVLTGKGLGWGGSTARTEATGYGNVLFTAEMLKRRGEDLDGQQVVVSGAGNVAIYTIEKAQSLGANVLTCSDSGGYVVDEKGIDVRLLRQVKEVERGRLETYAQRRGASATYVPGGRVWDVACDVALPSATQNELDADAARILVRNGVKAVSEGANMPTTPEAVAVFKEAGVAFGPGKAANAGGVATSALEMRQNSARESWSFERTENELAVIMRGIHETCYETAERYGRPGDYVAGANIAGFERVADAMVAQGLI is encoded by the coding sequence ATATCCGCCGGTCTGACGGCCCTGCACGCGGAGTTGGTCCGGCGCAACCCCGGGGAAGCGGAATTCCACCAGGCGGCCTCGGAGGTGCTGGAGTCACTGGCGCCGGTCCTGACGGCCCGTCCCGAGCTGGCCGAGGCGAAGATCGTGGAGCGGATCTGCGAGCCGGAGCGGCAGATCATGTTCCGGGTGCCCTGGCAGGACGACTCCGGGACGGTCCACATCAACCGCGGCTTCCGGGTGGAGTTCAACAGCGCGCTCGGGCCGTACAAGGGAGGGCTGCGCTTCCACCCGTCGGTCAACCTGGGGATCGTGAAGTTCCTCGGCTTCGAACAGATCTTCAAGAACTCCCTGACCGGGCTGAACATCGGCGGCGGGAAGGGCGGCAGCGACTTCGACCCGCGCGGCCGGTCCGCCGCCGAGGTCATGCGGTTCTGCCAGTCGTTCATGACGGAGCTGCACCGCCACCTCGGCGAGCACACCGACGTACCGGCGGGGGACATCGGCGTCGGCGGCCGGGAGATCGGCTACCTCTTCGGGCAGTACCGGCGGATCACCAACCGCTGGGAGGCCGGGGTGCTGACGGGCAAGGGCCTGGGCTGGGGCGGCTCCACGGCCCGTACGGAGGCCACCGGTTACGGCAACGTCCTGTTCACCGCCGAGATGCTCAAGCGGCGCGGCGAGGACCTGGACGGGCAGCAGGTCGTGGTCTCCGGCGCCGGAAATGTCGCCATCTACACGATCGAGAAGGCCCAGTCCCTCGGCGCGAACGTGCTGACCTGCTCGGACTCCGGCGGCTACGTCGTGGACGAGAAGGGCATCGACGTGCGGCTGCTGCGGCAGGTCAAGGAGGTCGAGCGGGGGCGGCTGGAGACGTACGCGCAGCGGCGCGGGGCGTCGGCCACGTACGTACCCGGTGGCCGGGTCTGGGACGTGGCGTGCGACGTGGCGCTGCCCTCGGCGACCCAGAACGAACTGGACGCGGACGCCGCCCGCATCCTGGTCCGCAACGGCGTCAAGGCGGTCTCGGAGGGCGCGAACATGCCCACCACCCCTGAAGCGGTGGCCGTGTTCAAGGAGGCGGGGGTGGCCTTCGGGCCGGGCAAGGCGGCCAACGCGGGCGGCGTGGCGACCAGCGCGCTGGAGATGCGGCAGAACTCCGCGCGCGAGTCGTGGTCCTTCGAGCGTACGGAGAACGAGCTGGCGGTGATCATGCGCGGCATCCACGAGACGTGCTACGAGACGGCGGAGCGGTACGGGCGGCCGGGGGACTATGTCGCGGGGGCCAACATCGCGGGGTTCGAGCGGGTGGCGGACGCGATGGTGGCGCAGGGGCTGATCTAA
- a CDS encoding VC0807 family protein, translating into MSQAGQAPAERSTGSRNPLLESLLPLILDAGVPVAAYYLLSKGFGMGTVAALGWSSVVPALRTIWGVVKDRRFNALAALIVVVNVVSLLLTTVTGDPRLMLAKDSAVSSVIGIAVLITAFVGRPMMTPGLQVWITKGEAGKTAVWHRLLAESARFRRGERTFSAVWGIALLGECVARVVGAYVLPVDTMVWLGPVILGVAIVLAIAFTGGLAVDPMEKMVAAELERAREAGGPDGEGREDGEGREDGEDGEGREDGEGREGLAPQVAGTV; encoded by the coding sequence ATGAGCCAGGCAGGTCAAGCACCCGCCGAGCGGAGCACCGGCAGCAGGAATCCGCTGCTGGAGAGCCTGTTGCCGCTGATCCTGGACGCGGGGGTGCCGGTGGCGGCGTACTACCTGCTCAGCAAGGGGTTCGGCATGGGCACCGTGGCGGCGCTCGGCTGGAGCAGTGTCGTGCCCGCCCTCCGTACGATCTGGGGCGTGGTCAAGGACCGCCGGTTCAACGCGCTGGCCGCGCTGATCGTGGTGGTCAACGTGGTCAGCCTGCTGCTCACCACGGTCACCGGCGACCCCCGGCTGATGCTCGCCAAGGACAGCGCGGTGAGCAGCGTCATCGGCATCGCCGTCCTGATCACCGCCTTCGTGGGACGGCCGATGATGACGCCGGGCCTTCAGGTGTGGATCACCAAGGGGGAGGCCGGGAAGACGGCCGTGTGGCACCGGCTGCTGGCGGAATCGGCGCGGTTCCGGCGGGGTGAGCGCACCTTCTCGGCGGTGTGGGGGATCGCGCTGCTGGGCGAGTGCGTGGCCCGGGTCGTCGGTGCGTACGTCCTGCCGGTGGACACCATGGTGTGGCTGGGCCCGGTGATCCTGGGCGTGGCCATCGTCCTGGCCATCGCGTTCACCGGGGGGCTCGCCGTCGACCCGATGGAGAAGATGGTCGCGGCGGAGCTGGAGCGGGCGCGGGAGGCCGGCGGGCCGGATGGGGAAGGCCGGGAGGACGGGGAGGGCCGGGAGGACGGGGAGGACGGGGAGGGCCGGGAGGACGGGGAGGGCCGGGAGGGCTTGGCGCCGCAGGTGGCGGGGACGGTCTGA
- a CDS encoding DUF397 domain-containing protein — MSEPVWLKSSFSEDGGNNCVEVAEVTFDTPGTPGTLALRESDAPDHVMISGRDALRGLLARIKQG, encoded by the coding sequence TTGTCAGAACCGGTGTGGCTCAAATCGTCGTTCTCCGAAGACGGAGGCAACAACTGCGTCGAGGTGGCCGAAGTAACCTTCGACACCCCCGGCACCCCCGGCACCCTCGCACTGCGGGAAAGTGACGCGCCCGACCACGTCATGATCAGCGGCCGGGACGCACTCCGAGGACTGCTGGCCCGTATCAAGCAGGGGTGA
- the ligA gene encoding NAD-dependent DNA ligase LigA, protein MAGEQHATGAQAPAEAREKHARLAEQIEEHRFRYYVRDAPVISDAEFDKLLRSLEALEEEHPQLRTPDSPTQKVAGAYETEFTEVAHRERMLSLDNAFTDEELSAWAERLAGELGGDPASAGYHFLCELKVDGLAVNLTYENGRLTRAATRGDGRTGEDITPNVRTIGEIPERLKGDRVPELVEIRGEVYFPMEKFLELNERLVADGKPPFANPRNAAAGSLRQKDPKVTASRPLHMVVHGIGAREGFDIDRQSQAYELLHEWGLPTATHNKVVGSLAEVRAFIDRFGDAETRRTAVEHEIDGVVVKLDEIPLQGRLGSTSRAPRWAIAWKYPPEEVNTKLLDIRVGVGRTGRVTPYAVVEPVTVAGSEVEFATLHNQQVVKAKGVLIGDTVVLRKAGDVIPEILGPVVDLRGGDEREFVMPADCPECGTALQPGKEGDIDLRCPNARGCPAQIRERLFYLAGRKSLDIENFGYVAATALSRPLEPAVPPLKDEGDLFDLTVEQLLPIKSHVLDPDSGLPKHDPKTGEEKVVTFFANQKGEPKKNTLAMLENIQAAKQRPLARILTGLSIRHVGPVAAQALAREFRSLDRIREADEKELAAVEGVGDTIAASVKQWFAEDWHVEIIEKWRAAGVRMEEEAAGDEGPRPLEGVTVVVTGTLQSHTRDGAKEALQSLGAKVTGSVSKKTGFVVVGDNPGSKYDKAMQLKVPVLDDDGFAVLLEQGPDAARAVALTPPDGE, encoded by the coding sequence GTGGCTGGCGAACAGCACGCGACGGGGGCGCAGGCGCCCGCCGAGGCGCGGGAGAAGCATGCGCGGCTCGCCGAGCAGATCGAGGAGCACCGCTTCCGGTACTACGTACGGGACGCTCCGGTGATCAGCGACGCGGAGTTCGACAAGCTGCTGCGGTCCCTGGAGGCGCTGGAGGAGGAGCATCCGCAGCTCCGTACCCCCGATTCGCCCACCCAGAAGGTCGCCGGGGCGTATGAGACGGAGTTCACCGAGGTCGCCCACCGCGAGCGGATGCTCTCGCTGGACAACGCCTTCACCGACGAGGAGCTGTCGGCCTGGGCCGAGCGGCTCGCCGGCGAGCTGGGCGGCGACCCCGCGAGCGCCGGCTACCACTTCCTGTGCGAGCTGAAGGTCGACGGCCTCGCGGTCAACCTGACGTACGAGAACGGCCGGCTGACCCGGGCCGCCACCCGCGGTGACGGCCGTACGGGTGAGGACATCACCCCCAACGTCCGCACGATCGGAGAGATCCCGGAGCGCCTGAAGGGCGACCGGGTGCCCGAGCTGGTGGAGATCCGCGGCGAGGTGTACTTCCCGATGGAGAAGTTCCTCGAACTGAACGAGCGGCTGGTGGCCGACGGCAAGCCGCCGTTCGCCAACCCGCGCAACGCCGCGGCCGGCTCGCTGCGCCAGAAGGACCCCAAGGTCACCGCCTCCCGCCCGCTCCACATGGTCGTCCACGGCATCGGCGCCCGTGAGGGCTTCGACATCGACCGCCAGTCGCAGGCGTACGAGCTGCTGCACGAATGGGGCCTGCCCACCGCCACCCACAACAAGGTCGTGGGCTCCCTCGCGGAGGTGCGCGCGTTCATCGACCGCTTCGGTGACGCGGAGACCCGCAGGACGGCCGTCGAGCACGAGATCGACGGCGTCGTGGTCAAGCTGGACGAGATCCCGCTCCAGGGGCGGCTGGGCTCCACCTCGCGTGCGCCGCGCTGGGCGATCGCCTGGAAGTACCCGCCGGAGGAGGTCAACACCAAGCTGCTGGACATCCGCGTCGGCGTGGGGCGCACGGGCCGGGTGACGCCGTACGCGGTGGTCGAGCCGGTGACGGTGGCCGGCTCCGAGGTGGAGTTCGCCACCCTGCACAACCAGCAGGTCGTCAAGGCCAAGGGCGTGCTCATCGGGGACACCGTCGTCCTGCGCAAGGCGGGGGACGTGATCCCGGAGATCCTGGGACCGGTGGTCGACCTGCGCGGCGGTGACGAGCGGGAGTTCGTGATGCCGGCCGACTGCCCCGAGTGCGGGACGGCCCTGCAGCCGGGCAAGGAGGGCGACATCGACCTGCGCTGCCCCAACGCCCGGGGCTGCCCCGCCCAGATCCGGGAGCGGCTGTTCTATCTTGCGGGCCGCAAGAGCCTGGACATCGAGAACTTCGGGTACGTGGCCGCGACGGCGCTGAGCCGGCCGTTGGAGCCGGCCGTGCCGCCGCTGAAGGACGAGGGCGATCTCTTCGATCTGACGGTCGAGCAGTTGCTGCCGATCAAGTCCCATGTCCTGGACCCGGACAGCGGTCTGCCCAAGCACGACCCCAAGACCGGTGAGGAGAAGGTCGTCACCTTCTTCGCCAACCAGAAGGGCGAGCCGAAGAAGAACACCCTGGCGATGCTGGAGAACATCCAGGCAGCCAAGCAGCGTCCGCTGGCGCGCATCCTGACGGGTCTGTCGATCCGTCATGTGGGGCCGGTGGCGGCCCAGGCGCTGGCGCGGGAGTTCCGTTCGCTGGACCGTATCCGTGAGGCCGACGAGAAGGAGCTGGCGGCGGTCGAGGGCGTCGGTGACACCATCGCGGCGTCCGTCAAACAGTGGTTCGCCGAGGACTGGCACGTCGAGATCATCGAGAAGTGGCGGGCGGCGGGCGTGCGCATGGAGGAAGAAGCCGCCGGAGATGAGGGTCCGCGTCCGCTTGAAGGCGTCACCGTCGTGGTAACGGGCACACTTCAGTCACACACCAGAGATGGCGCGAAAGAAGCCCTTCAGAGCCTCGGAGCGAAGGTGACCGGTTCCGTTTCGAAGAAGACCGGTTTCGTTGTGGTGGGTGACAATCCTGGATCGAAGTATGACAAGGCCATGCAGTTGAAGGTCCCTGTGCTGGACGACGACGGCTTCGCGGTGCTGCTGGAACAGGGCCCCGACGCGGCACGAGCGGTAGCGCTCACTCCGCCTGACGGGGAGTGA
- a CDS encoding MFS transporter: protein MTPAPAATPATTPARSRAGLQLLVLALGFVMASLDTGIMNVASNDLRSRLGLSMSGLTWVVDGYVLAFASLLLLAGSLAQRLGARRVYLAGLAVFTVASLLGALAPDGTVLIAARFIQGAGAALFMPSSLTLLMNAFPDPRRRARVLGVWAAIVSTSVGLAPSIGGLLVGTLGWRSIFLVNLPIGVVALVLTRRVVVPVAARRTALGVFGHLLGLVALGSLSFALIEGPARGWDSAPVLGAFAVALSAAAGFAVRERRSGTPVLPAALLADSRFVAANAVGFLFNFAFYGALFVLGLYLQTARGADPVAAGLQMLPAVLVLPFGNMLYAKAGPRLGDRTALAAGLVVSTAGYLVLFLLLSPDLPYWVLAVTLGLTNFAGGIAAPAMTGILMEAAGSEHAGIGSATLNANRQVGSLVGIAGMGAVLTGAGGGQGGAALAFAMAAGVLGLAAVIAWAGVRNPERRG from the coding sequence ATGACACCGGCACCGGCAGCGACACCGGCAACGACACCGGCACGGTCCCGCGCCGGGCTCCAACTCCTCGTCCTGGCCCTCGGCTTCGTGATGGCGAGCCTGGACACCGGCATCATGAACGTCGCCTCGAACGACCTGCGGAGCCGGCTGGGACTGAGCATGTCCGGCCTCACCTGGGTCGTGGACGGCTACGTCCTGGCCTTCGCCTCGCTGCTGCTGCTCGCCGGCTCACTCGCCCAGCGCCTGGGCGCCCGCCGCGTCTACCTGGCCGGTCTGGCCGTGTTCACCGTCGCGTCCCTCCTGGGCGCGCTCGCGCCGGACGGTACGGTCCTGATCGCCGCCCGTTTCATCCAGGGGGCGGGCGCGGCGCTGTTCATGCCCAGCTCCCTGACGCTGCTGATGAACGCCTTTCCCGATCCCCGGCGCCGGGCGCGGGTGCTCGGCGTATGGGCCGCGATCGTCTCGACCTCTGTGGGGCTGGCGCCCTCCATCGGCGGGCTGCTGGTCGGCACGCTGGGCTGGCGCTCGATCTTCCTGGTCAACCTCCCCATCGGCGTCGTGGCCCTGGTGCTCACCCGCCGCGTGGTGGTGCCGGTCGCCGCGCGCCGCACCGCCCTCGGTGTCTTCGGGCACCTCCTGGGCCTGGTCGCGCTGGGGTCGCTGAGCTTCGCGCTCATCGAGGGGCCGGCCCGTGGCTGGGACTCGGCGCCGGTGCTGGGCGCGTTCGCGGTGGCGCTGTCGGCGGCGGCCGGGTTCGCCGTACGGGAACGCCGCAGCGGTACGCCTGTACTGCCCGCCGCGCTCCTGGCGGACTCCCGTTTCGTGGCCGCCAACGCCGTCGGCTTCCTGTTCAACTTCGCTTTCTACGGTGCGCTGTTCGTGCTGGGCCTGTACCTCCAGACGGCCCGCGGCGCGGACCCGGTGGCCGCCGGCCTCCAGATGCTCCCGGCCGTCCTGGTCCTCCCGTTCGGCAACATGCTGTACGCGAAGGCCGGGCCGCGGCTGGGCGACCGGACCGCGCTGGCCGCGGGTCTGGTCGTGAGCACAGCCGGCTACCTGGTCCTGTTCCTGCTGCTCTCGCCGGACCTGCCGTACTGGGTCCTCGCCGTGACCCTGGGGCTGACGAACTTCGCCGGCGGTATCGCGGCCCCGGCCATGACCGGCATCCTCATGGAGGCCGCGGGCAGCGAGCACGCCGGCATCGGCAGCGCGACCCTCAATGCCAACCGCCAGGTCGGCTCGCTCGTCGGCATCGCGGGCATGGGCGCGGTCCTGACCGGTGCGGGCGGCGGCCAGGGCGGCGCGGCACTCGCCTTCGCGATGGCGGCCGGGGTGCTGGGGCTGGCGGCGGTCATCGCCTGGGCGGGCGTACGGAATCCGGAGCGGCGCGGCTGA
- a CDS encoding TIGR00730 family Rossman fold protein: MNICVFCSAADLDDRYTTPAREFATLIGKGGHALVWGGSDSGLMKVMADGVEEAGGRLVGVSVEFLAHKVRPGVDEMVITKDLAERKAELLARADAVVIMVGGMGTLDEATEILELKKHGLHTKPVVLLNAAGFYDGLKQQFQRMEQEGFLPLPLADLVFFAQDGVGALAYLEERAGIDG; encoded by the coding sequence ATGAACATCTGCGTCTTCTGTTCCGCCGCCGACCTCGACGACCGCTACACCACCCCCGCCCGTGAGTTCGCCACGCTGATCGGCAAGGGCGGGCACGCCCTGGTCTGGGGCGGTTCGGACAGTGGGCTGATGAAGGTCATGGCCGACGGGGTGGAGGAGGCCGGCGGCAGGCTCGTCGGCGTCTCCGTGGAGTTCCTGGCGCACAAGGTCCGTCCCGGCGTGGACGAGATGGTGATCACCAAGGACCTCGCCGAGCGGAAGGCGGAGCTGCTGGCGCGCGCCGACGCCGTCGTCATCATGGTCGGCGGGATGGGCACGCTGGACGAGGCCACCGAGATCCTGGAGCTGAAGAAGCACGGCCTGCACACCAAGCCGGTCGTGCTGCTCAACGCCGCCGGCTTCTACGACGGGCTCAAGCAGCAGTTCCAGCGGATGGAGCAGGAGGGGTTCTTGCCGCTGCCCCTGGCGGACCTGGTGTTCTTCGCGCAGGACGGGGTCGGCGCGCTGGCGTACCTGGAGGAGCGGGCGGGCATCGACGGCTGA
- a CDS encoding methionine synthase produces the protein MSENSTYQWGAGTATGVGSMPGGDAREAAKVVTQSLEALPHLPELPARGPGADMIGRTAGLLVEVYAHVEPSGWRIGDRPGRDTRRARSWMGEDLDALEEFTQGYEGPLKISAVGPWTLAAALELRNGEAALSDAGACRDLAASLAEGLRGHLADVRRRVPGAQVVLQLDEPSLTAVLQGRVRTASGYRTHRAVDRAVVEGALRDLVAVADGGPVVVHSCAPEVPFALLRRAGVSGISFDFELLTEREEEAVGEAVEGGTTLFAGVVPGVDGPLSDPAGSVMGVRTLWRRLGLSPGTLAGSVVVTPSCGLAGASPAYARTALAHCVRAARSLADNPE, from the coding sequence GTGAGCGAAAACAGCACGTACCAGTGGGGCGCCGGCACCGCGACCGGCGTCGGGTCGATGCCGGGCGGGGACGCCCGGGAGGCCGCCAAGGTCGTCACCCAGTCCTTGGAGGCGCTGCCCCATCTCCCGGAGCTGCCCGCCCGGGGGCCGGGGGCCGACATGATCGGGCGGACCGCCGGTCTCCTGGTCGAGGTGTACGCGCACGTGGAGCCCAGCGGCTGGCGGATCGGTGACCGGCCGGGGCGCGACACCCGGCGCGCCCGCTCCTGGATGGGCGAGGACCTCGACGCCCTGGAGGAGTTCACCCAGGGGTACGAAGGCCCGCTGAAGATCTCGGCCGTCGGGCCGTGGACGCTGGCCGCCGCGCTGGAACTGCGCAACGGGGAGGCCGCCCTCAGTGATGCCGGGGCCTGCCGGGACCTGGCGGCTTCCTTGGCGGAGGGGCTGCGCGGCCACCTCGCGGACGTACGGCGCCGGGTGCCCGGTGCCCAGGTCGTACTCCAGTTGGACGAGCCGTCGCTGACGGCGGTGCTCCAGGGCCGGGTCAGGACCGCCAGCGGCTACCGCACCCACCGGGCCGTGGACCGCGCGGTGGTGGAGGGCGCCCTGCGTGATCTGGTGGCGGTGGCCGACGGTGGGCCGGTGGTCGTGCACTCCTGCGCGCCCGAGGTGCCGTTCGCGCTGCTGCGGAGGGCCGGCGTGAGTGGCATTTCGTTCGATTTCGAGCTGCTCACCGAGCGTGAGGAGGAAGCGGTCGGGGAAGCCGTCGAGGGCGGCACGACACTCTTCGCGGGCGTGGTGCCGGGCGTGGACGGCCCGTTGTCAGACCCTGCCGGTAGCGTCATGGGTGTCAGGACGCTGTGGCGCAGGCTGGGGCTGTCGCCGGGGACTCTCGCCGGGTCCGTGGTGGTCACTCCGTCGTGCGGGCTGGCGGGCGCTTCGCCCGCATATGCCCGTACGGCCCTCGCGCACTGCGTCCGGGCGGCGAGATCGCTCGCGGACAACCCTGAGTGA